From Coriobacteriia bacterium:
GCGTTCGTCGCGGGCGTGGCGTACGTCCTCATCACCGAAGGGCTCGTCGACGAGGAGTTCGTCCATAGGTACTGCGTCGGCTACGATGCCCCGACGATGCCGGAGGGGGTTGACGCGACCGAGGGATACAAGAGCTATGTACTTGGCGATGCGTCCGACGGCGTGCCGAAGACGCCCACTTGGGCGGCTAGGATCACGGGTTGTCCCTCGACGAGGATAGCCACGTTCGCCCATGAGCTCGCGCATGCGCGACGCGCGTTCGTCATGCAGGGATGGGGACCGCAGCGCACGGCTTGTGGGGAGCAATCCGCACGGGCCATCTGCCTGCTTGCCATCCTTACGGGCAATATCGGCCTGCCCGGCACCAACGGCGGCGCCCGCGAGCGGTTGTTCGCACCCTGCCTGCCCGACGATTTCGTCGGCGAGAATCCCGTGAAGACGACGATACCCGCTTTCTCGTGGTCACGCGCCGTCTTCGATGCGGCGAAGATGACGAGGGACGATGCGGGGGTCCGCGGATCCGATGGACTGAGCGTCCCGGTCAAGCTCATCATCAACCATGCCGGAAACGCGCTGACGAACCAGCACGCCGATATCAACCGCACGCACGAGATACTGGCCGACGAGAGCCTGTGCGAGTTCATCGTGGGCATCGATGTGGTCATGACCGATTCGATGCGATATGCCGACATCATCTTGCCCGACGTTGCGCAGGTCGAGCAGGCATCGCTCAGGGCTTCGGGAAACTCCGATGGATTGCGGGCGGTCATCGGGTGCGAGTCATGGGATGCCGACTTGCACGATCGCAGGCCGGCGTGGGATGTTGCTCATGATCTTGCCCGGCGTCTGGGGGTGGAGGAGTCGTTTTGCAGCAGGGGGTCGAGTCACGTCGAATCCGAGGAGTCCCGCTGGGCCGAAAGCGACCTCTCGAAATGCGAGCACGCTTTCGATGCACTTTCCAAAGACGGTCTCGTCCTGCAGTCGCAGGAGCTCGGCATGGTTGCCTACCGGGCTTTCCGAGAGGATCCCGATGCGAACCCCCTGCCCACGCCTTCGGGGAAGATAGAGATCTACTCGCAGCGCGTGGCCGAGCGGATGTCGCGCATGGATCATGACCAGGTGCGGATGATGAGTCCCATTCCGGCATATGTTCCCGATCCGGAGGGGGCGGAGGTGGCCGCGGACGGGAGCTTTCCGTTCCAGTTCATCACCCACCACGGACGTCAAAGCGTTCACTCGAGCATGGCAAACGTCAGGGAGATCGAGGCGGTGACTGCACGGAGGCTCCTGATCAACCCGGTTGATGCCGGGGCGCTGCGGATAGGACCGGAGACGCCCGTCGTGGTGGAGAACGGCCGCGGAGCCCTCGTCTGCCGCGTTCGCATAACGCCGAGGATCATGCCCGGCGTCGTGAGCTTGCCCGAGGGAGGCTGGCATGATGCGGATATGGAAGGCGACCGTCTTGATTGGGGCGCCTGCTCCAATACGCTGACATCGGACGAGCCGACGGCCTGGTCTTATGGTAATCCCCACAACTCGTGCTTGGTCAGGATTCGTTTGCTATCGGATGCGGAGCGAGAGGAGCTCGAACGAAGAGAAGACCGTGGGGGAGGTGAGAGCGCGTGATTGACGAAGATGCGCATGGCAGCCAATTTGGCTTTTCCTATGACCAGGGTCTGTGCACGGGCTGCAAGACATGCGAGATGGCGTGCAAGGACT
This genomic window contains:
- a CDS encoding dimethyl sulfoxide reductase subunit A; this translates as MTRWASQRADRSGISEVRQTCSFNCGSRCLLRLQVRDGKILWVETDNGEEASGVPRMRACLRGRALRYWVDCPERLNEPLRRVGPRGSGLFEPVSWDEALDEIASRIEHTVKTWGNEAVLIPYATAIWSASGSPFERLMNCYGGHLGIYGDYSCMQLQAACDLLYGDDGYYSGSTLDEAAHADLVVFFGANPALTRMGGASGAYRFARARERALAEGRPFKTVAIDPYQSDAVIQEGDEWIPIRPGTDAAFVAGVAYVLITEGLVDEEFVHRYCVGYDAPTMPEGVDATEGYKSYVLGDASDGVPKTPTWAARITGCPSTRIATFAHELAHARRAFVMQGWGPQRTACGEQSARAICLLAILTGNIGLPGTNGGARERLFAPCLPDDFVGENPVKTTIPAFSWSRAVFDAAKMTRDDAGVRGSDGLSVPVKLIINHAGNALTNQHADINRTHEILADESLCEFIVGIDVVMTDSMRYADIILPDVAQVEQASLRASGNSDGLRAVIGCESWDADLHDRRPAWDVAHDLARRLGVEESFCSRGSSHVESEESRWAESDLSKCEHAFDALSKDGLVLQSQELGMVAYRAFREDPDANPLPTPSGKIEIYSQRVAERMSRMDHDQVRMMSPIPAYVPDPEGAEVAADGSFPFQFITHHGRQSVHSSMANVREIEAVTARRLLINPVDAGALRIGPETPVVVENGRGALVCRVRITPRIMPGVVSLPEGGWHDADMEGDRLDWGACSNTLTSDEPTAWSYGNPHNSCLVRIRLLSDAEREELERREDRGGGESA